The segment ACGCCCTGGGGATATGACGATTTAGCATGCATTTTGGCGGCCAAACCGGATTTTATCCGTTTGCCGAAAGCGGAAACTGCCGAAGAAATCAAGGAAATTGACGAAATTATTACTAAGGCGGAAGAAAAGTACGGCTTTCCCTCCGGTTCTATTCAAATGATGGGCGCGGTTGAAAGCCCGAAAGGCCTTCGCAATACCTATGATATGGCGGTGGCAAGTCCGAGAATGATGGCGGTGGCTATTGGCGGAGAGGATTTTGTTACTTCCCTTAAAACCAGTAAGACCAAAGGCGGCAAAGAACTTTTCGTTGCCAGAAGTATGCTGGTGCTGGCCGCCCGGGAAGCAGGCATACAGGTTATTGACTCGGTATTTTCCGATATCAAGGATGACGCAGGGTTTATGGAAGAGTGCCGGATGATCAAAGAGTTGGGATTTGACGGTAAATCCTGTATTTATCCGAAACAAATCGATATGGTTTACAAAGTATTTACTCCTTCGGCCAAGGAAATCGAAAAGGCGCAGCGGGTTCTGCAAGCTTATCAGGAGGCATTGGCAAAAAAAGCGGGCGTCATTTCTTTAAACGGAAAAATGATTGACGCA is part of the Veillonellales bacterium genome and harbors:
- a CDS encoding aldolase/citrate lyase family protein; this encodes MEKEKLRRAMLFAPGNNPAVLQSAGIYGADSLIFDLEDAVAVTEKDSARQLVHNAIKYLKYPCEVGVRINHISTPWGYDDLACILAAKPDFIRLPKAETAEEIKEIDEIITKAEEKYGFPSGSIQMMGAVESPKGLRNTYDMAVASPRMMAVAIGGEDFVTSLKTSKTKGGKELFVARSMLVLAAREAGIQVIDSVFSDIKDDAGFMEECRMIKELGFDGKSCIYPKQIDMVYKVFTPSAKEIEKAQRVLQAYQEALAKKAGVISLNGKMIDAPMITRAERVLANAMAAGVYEKQSGNMSSPKK